A segment of the Lasioglossum baleicum unplaced genomic scaffold, iyLasBale1 scaffold0943, whole genome shotgun sequence genome:
CTCTTTCTTTTCCTCTTTCTCCCTTCGTTCGACAATTACGGCTTGCCACAACTACCGCGTCTTCGTTTCTTCGTTCTTCTTCAAAAATTCCTCGAGAAGGGTTTTTCGCTCTCTCCTCCTTCCGACCGATGGATTCGATGATCCTCTTCTTTCCCGTGTCTTCTAACTCCGAGGATAAGATTGAAAACCTTTGGAAATTTTACTTCTAGGTATGGTTTCAAAACAGACGCGCCAAGTTCCGACGGAACGAAAGGAGCTCGGCGATTAATCGAGGTGTTTCCTCGAACAGAGAAACGGAAACCACGTTACCCTTGCGGCCTATCAGAATAACGCACACGCAGGAGAACAACCCGGAGAGCCTGCAGAGCTCTCAAGTCGGACAATACCCCTACAGCGAGTACTGGCGATCCTCGCAACATTACACATCTGTGCAAACCTCTAGCTGTCATGGATTTATCAACGGTAACTTAACCAACGTCAATCTTCCCCCGTACCATCAGACAGAGATCCACGGGGGATTCGAAGGATCTGCAATGAGCAGTTTGAACGCGCTACGATTCAGAGCACATCCATACGGAACCGCGTATTCCGCGATGCACGCGAGCATGTAAACCCCCCGCCTAACATACCTACACGCGTAACCACGTCTCTTTACAACCGCGATGCTTGTGAAATTTCACCTACCTGTGTATTGGTCGAGTAGGAAAGATTCTATCGGTATCGTGTAAGTCCATTCGGAGGAGGGAAAATGAACGTGACGCAAAGGACCAATAGACGAAACACCGTTGCACAGACGTTAGGGCTTAAGCAGAAAATACAGGGTAATGGAAATAACTTGAAACGTTATTTTGTAGAACTGAATTagcttaataaataataaaaatcgtaaatGTATTATCTTCTTAATACAAGACATCTATACAGGAAATGGTATATTAGTTTACAAAGTTATTACGTTATTTTAATCA
Coding sequences within it:
- the LOC143220425 gene encoding uncharacterized protein LOC143220425 produces the protein VWFQNRRAKFRRNERSSAINRGVSSNRETETTLPLRPIRITHTQENNPESLQSSQVGQYPYSEYWRSSQHYTSVQTSSCHGFINGNLTNVNLPPYHQTEIHGGFEGSAMSSLNALRFRAHPYGTAYSAMHASM